Below is a window of Undibacterium sp. YM2 DNA.
CACCATGCAGACGCTGGAAAGTGATTTGCAAAAAATGCTGCTGCCCAAAGACCCCAATGATGACCGCAACATCCTCATGGAGATACGTGCAGGTACTGGCGGTGATGAAGCCGCCCTGTTTGCCGGTGACTTGCTGCGCATGTATATGCGTTTTGCCGAACGTAATCGCTGGCAGACTGAGATCATGTCTGAATCGCCATCTGAATTGGGCGGTTATAAAGAGGTCATCGTCCGCCTGGCAGGCCAGGGGGTGTATTCCAAACTCAAATTTGAATCTGGCGGCCACCGCGTACAGCGCGTGCCTGCGACAGAAACCCAGGGCCGCATCCATACCTCGGCCTGCACAGTAGCTGTCATGCCTGAGGCCGATGAACTGGCCGACGTAGTCATCAACAATGCCGACCTGCGCATAGATACCTTCCGCGCCAGTGGTGCCGGTGGTCAGCACATCAACAAAACCGACTCCGCAGTGCGCCTGACGCATATCCCTACCGGTATTGTGGTGGAATGCCAGGATGGCCGCAGCCAGCACCAGAACAAGGCGCAAGCCATGCGCGTACTGGCTACCCGCATCATGGATGGCCAGTTGCGTGAGAAGCAGGCCAAGGAAGCCGCCACCCGCAAGAGCCTGATAGGCTCCGGCGACCGTAGCGAGCGCATACGCACCTACAATTATCCGCAAGGCCGCATGACCGATCACCGCATCAACCTGACCCTGTACAAACTCGATTTCATCATGGACGGCGAATTGAATGAACTGACGACCGCACTGGTGGCAGAGCATCAGGCCGAACTGCTGGCTGAACTGGGAGATGATTAAGGACTGATGATTAAGGACTTGCAAGCATATCCATAAGACAAAACCAGCTTTCGCGTAAAATCAACAGTATTTGATTGCGCAATTGCATCAAACTGTCGGATACTCGCTGCCACTGTCCTGTGATACAGAACTAAAACGCCAGGATCGCATCCAATAACAATTCTTTCACCGCGTTCACCATGAATCTGTCGAAAAAACTTTTGCTGTCGATTGCCCTTACCTGCATAGGCTTGCTGGCAGCTGCCATGTATTTGCAAATCGTGGAAAAAATGCTGCCTTGCCCGTATTGTGTATTCCAGCGCTACGCCTTTGCCCTGATCGCGGTTTTCTGCCTGATTGCGGCTGCCACCGATGGCATCATGCACCGTATCACCACCGGTCTGGCGCTGTTATCTGGCTTGATTGGCCTGGGTGCCGCTGGCAAGCATTTCTGGATACTTGAACACCCCGCCCTGTCCTGCGGCATCGACCCGCTGGAAACCGGCCTGAACAGTTTCTTCCTGGCGCAATGGTGGCCAGCCATGTTCAGGGCGGACGGCCTGTGCGAAACACCTTATCCACCGACCATGGGCTTGTCATTGCCAGCTTGGGCAGGAATATTTTTTATATTGTTCAGCCTGACGCTGCTGGTATTGCTGATACGCAATCAAAAAACCAAGCGCAGCATGTTTGGCTCTTCGCGCTGATGCTGGACTGGCTACAGCCTGGCATCACCCTGGCTGGCTGTGAAAACGCCAGCCCGCTGGACCGCATAGACACCCGCCTGCTACTCATGCATGGCCTGGGGCTGACGCGCATACAACTGATCACCCAGTCTGAACTGGTACTAAATGCAGAACAACTCGCCATCATGGATGGCTTGTTAAGCCGCCGCATCCAGGGTGAACCGATTGCCTACCTAGTGCAGGAACGGGAATTTTTTGGTTTGAACTTCCGTGTCACGCCCGATGTATTAATACCCCGCCCGGATACTGAATTACTGGTGGAGCTTGCGCTGCAATATACGCCAGCCAATTCCAGGCTGCTCGATATGGGCACAGGCTCCGGTGCAATTGCCGTGGCAATAGCCCACCAAAGACCAGACTTACATGTGAGCGCGCTGGATGTCAGCCCAGCAGCACTGGCAGTGGCGCAAGAAAATGCCAGCAGGCATCTGCCAGCAGCCAAGGTGAAATTCTATTGCAGCAACTGGTATACCGCTCTCTCTGAACAACAGTTCCAGACCATCGTCAGCAACCCGCCTTATATCGTAGCCAATGATGCGCATTTGCAACAAGGTGATTTACGCTTTGAGCCAGTTGACGCTCTGACTGACCATGCTGATGGCTTATCAGCCTATCGCCACATCATAGGCCAGGCATATTTGCACTTGCTGGCAGATGGCTGGATCTTGCTGGAACATGGTTACGATCAGGCAGAATCAGTGCGGGGCTTATTGATAAAAGCCCGATTTACCGATGTACAAAGCTGGCGGGACCTGGCGGGAATAGAGCGGGTATCAGGCGGAAAACTACTGGCACTGACATCACAACAGACATAAAAAATGGCGCATACTGCGCCATTTTTTATAGGACATGAAAAACTTAGTTCCTGGATGGGAAGATACCTTCCATCGCGATGATGTAGTTCAGACCCAGGTAAGGTTGCATATTGGAGATAGTAGCGCTCGATACGACAGGTACTGTCAATGGAGTGCCGCCGCCAGTATTTGAATTGTTGACGGTACCTGAGCCTGAAACAGATGTGGTAACGCCACCTAAAGCGACTGGACTAGTCGGAGCGGTTCCCGCCGGTAAATATATTGCTGCTGCTGAACCTGCACCGGATGCTGTACTAGTCAGCCCTCCATTATTGAGTACTGCTGCCACACCACCATTCG
It encodes the following:
- the prfA gene encoding peptide chain release factor 1 encodes the protein MKPSMLSKLDQLAERLDEVGHLLMQEGATNDMDAYRKLNREHAELEPLVALYNNYKQAQADIAEAELMLSDPDMKAFAQDEIEAAKNTMQTLESDLQKMLLPKDPNDDRNILMEIRAGTGGDEAALFAGDLLRMYMRFAERNRWQTEIMSESPSELGGYKEVIVRLAGQGVYSKLKFESGGHRVQRVPATETQGRIHTSACTVAVMPEADELADVVINNADLRIDTFRASGAGGQHINKTDSAVRLTHIPTGIVVECQDGRSQHQNKAQAMRVLATRIMDGQLREKQAKEAATRKSLIGSGDRSERIRTYNYPQGRMTDHRINLTLYKLDFIMDGELNELTTALVAEHQAELLAELGDD
- a CDS encoding disulfide bond formation protein B, with translation MNLSKKLLLSIALTCIGLLAAAMYLQIVEKMLPCPYCVFQRYAFALIAVFCLIAAATDGIMHRITTGLALLSGLIGLGAAGKHFWILEHPALSCGIDPLETGLNSFFLAQWWPAMFRADGLCETPYPPTMGLSLPAWAGIFFILFSLTLLVLLIRNQKTKRSMFGSSR
- the prmC gene encoding peptide chain release factor N(5)-glutamine methyltransferase, coding for MLDWLQPGITLAGCENASPLDRIDTRLLLMHGLGLTRIQLITQSELVLNAEQLAIMDGLLSRRIQGEPIAYLVQEREFFGLNFRVTPDVLIPRPDTELLVELALQYTPANSRLLDMGTGSGAIAVAIAHQRPDLHVSALDVSPAALAVAQENASRHLPAAKVKFYCSNWYTALSEQQFQTIVSNPPYIVANDAHLQQGDLRFEPVDALTDHADGLSAYRHIIGQAYLHLLADGWILLEHGYDQAESVRGLLIKARFTDVQSWRDLAGIERVSGGKLLALTSQQT